From the Fulvia fulva chromosome 2, complete sequence genome, one window contains:
- a CDS encoding MYND-type zinc finger protein samB: MREVNFSIPNANKASVGITTALYDRRALDCTSTLPLINSLNNLAYLTTSSGRIRDILTVDGGIERLVCILKEGRSKDMMEMWKWNLAFQCIVNIGVRGSEAVRTRVVEADMVPVIATILDNYFKVMDKTKGRTEPSESKSKCPILRSFSRSANRTETADNRSSRSRRHAPPPISIPDSIPQPDADEPVSETTPTANTAALSLSSPPQRTVFRRSHSHHDSLGGRSQFSSPALQDTRQQRPPTSSATLQSNAGPVFVPPVRDIDRLPSMIPQLHAELSSQPQSPTTPGAPVQRPGSPRAAASAMRPRRRPSIRHQLSISGSDDDGQIEESVSDESNGPDAEPVVGIQADIVMQDIVDDDGLLESPGNGIAVPDVSSTDDETFSITHRSAADGSTVNPAATPTQGQMTLPQTQLPPPVNAVNATPPNLSAATWYPSRGLPFDRTATSVLAAMPRDEDVLMSLQLLAYVSKYCNLRSYFQQSRLVSRLQIGNELSMLDTNNTSGASTSKTQEELDEEWDNEFVKTPGETPYNIFPLIEKFTAKQSSSRHSGSSPSQQGDMQYWAGVVMRNLCRKDDSRGGIRQCAYWQCGKWEEYTRQFAKCRRCRRTKYCSKECQKGAWGSHRFWCVAAEDTTRDGDPGSSERHHHRQHRSHHHHHHHHHHSRAE, encoded by the coding sequence ATGCGCGAAGTCAACTTCAGCATCCCCAACGCAAACAAAGCCTCCGTCGGCATCACAACCGCCCTCTATGACCGACGAGCCCTCGACTGCACCTCCACCCTCCCCCTCATCAACTCGCTCAACAACCTCGCATACCTGACCACCTCCTCCGGCCGAATTCGCGACATCCTCACCGTCGATGGCGGCATCGAACGGCTGGTATGCATCCTCAAGGAGGGCCGGAGCAAGGACATGATGGAGATGTGGAAATGGAATCTGGCTTTCCAATGCATAGTCAACATTGGTGTAAGAGGATCGGAGGCGGTACGAACACGCGTGGTTGAGGCCGACATGGTCCCTGTCATTGCCACTATCCTCGACAACTACTTCAAGGTCATGGACAAGACGAAAGGACGTACTGAGCCATCGGAAAGCAAGTCGAAGTGCCCAATCTTGCGCAGCTTCTCCCGCTCGGCGAACAGGACAGAGACTGCCGATAATCGGTCTTCACGAAGTCGACGACATGCACCACCTCCCATCTCAATCCCGGATAGCATACCACAGCCCGATGCGGATGAGCCTGTTAGTGAAACTACTCCAACAGCGAACACAGCGGCTTTGTCACTCAGCTCGCCGCCTCAAAGGACCGTGTTCAGGCGCTCGCACAGTCACCACGATTCGCTAGGAGGCAGATCGCAGTTCTCGTCGCCAGCACTCCAGGATACCCGTCAACAACGGCCGCCGACTTCGTCTGCGACATTGCAGAGCAATGCTGGGCCAGTCTTCGTGCCTCCCGTCCGAGACATTGATCGCCTGCCGTCCATGATTCCACAATTACACGCCGAGCTGAGCTCGCAGCCACAGTCGCCAACTACACCAGGGGCACCCGTACAACGGCCTGGTAGCCCAAGGGCGGCGGCCAGCGCAATGCGACCCAGGCGGCGGCCCTCTATTCGCCATCAATTGTCTATCTCCGGCTCCGATGATGATGGCCAGATCGAAGAAAGTGTCTCGGATGAATCCAATGGCCCTGACGCCGAGCCAGTCGTTGGCATACAGGCAGACATCGTCATGCAGGACATCGTTGATGACGACGGTTTACTTGAATCGCCGGGCAATGGTATAGCAGTACCCGATGTTTCTAGCACAGACGACGAGACCTTCAGCATCACCCATCGATCAGCTGCAGATGGCAGCACGGTAAATCCGGCAGCAACGCCCACGCAGGGACAGATGACTCTACCACAGACACAGCTTCCACCTCCAGTGAACGCGGTCAATGCGACGCCACCAAACCTGAGTGCAGCAACATGGTATCCCTCACGAGGCTTGCCATTTGACCGCACCGCAACAAGCGTCTTGGCAGCTATGCCACGCGATGAAGACGTCCTCATGTCTTTACAACTTTTAGCATACGTGTCAAAGTACTGCAACTTGCGGTCATACTTCCAGCAGTCACGGCTAGTATCCAGACTTCAGATCGGCAACGAACTGTCCATGCTCGACACTAACAACACCTCGGGCGCCTCCACGAGCAAGACCCAAGAAGAACTTGACGAGGAGTGGGATAACGAGTTTGTGAAGACGCCTGGAGAGACGCCTTACAACATCTTCCCATTGATTGAGAAGTTCACGGCGAAGCAATCCTCTTCTCGCCACTCCGGCTCGAGTCCGTCACAACAAGGCGACATGCAGTATTGGGCTGGCGTAGTCATGCGCAACCTCTGCCGAAAGGACGACAGTCGTGGCGGCATCAGGCAGTGTGCCTACTGGCAGTGCGGAAAATGGGAAGAGTACACCCGGCAATTCGCAAAATGCCGGCGCTGCAGACGAACAAAGTACTGCAGCAAAGAGTGCCAAAAGGGTGCTTGGGGCAGTCATCGCTTTTGGTGTGTTGCTGCGGAAGACACCACCCGAGATGGCGATCCTGGTTCGAGCGAGAGGCACCATCATCGCCAACACCGGTCGCATCACCACCACCATCATCACCACCACCACTCGCGGGCAGAGTGA
- a CDS encoding Short-chain dehydrogenase/reductase prx7 yields the protein MAENKVAIITGGASGMGLAVTQALVERGDWTVHVIDVSQPRLDEVEKSSSRIKSHKADVTDYDQLASVLPKVFESSHRRNIDFVFANAGVIESQDFYKTQRTDPLPPPDLRSIDVDLKGLILTCYLAQHYFRRSEHKGKGASLILTASCGGFYPSHYSPMYTAAKHGVVGFGRAIANRFLQDGIRVNSICPGIVETNLTGEGGWAGFPPALFTPASDISKKVLRLVDGGAPLTDDFGTTIPANKLYGLALEINKGRIYVSSPTGHIRSIVGRKQL from the exons ATGGCGGAGAACAAGGTCGCGATTATCACAGGAGGCG CCAGTGGCATGGGCCTCGCCGTTACGCAGGCACTCGTCGAGCGTGGTGACTGGACTGTTCACGTTATCGATGTCAGTCAACCGCGACTTGATGAGGTCGAGAAGTCATCGTCTAGGATCAAGTCGCACAAAGCCGACGTGACGGACTACGACCAACTGGCATCGGTCTTGCCGAAGGTCTTCGAGAGCAGTCATCGACGAAATATCGATTTTGTGTTTGCGAATGCAGGCGTGATCGAGTCACAGGACTTTTACAAGACTCAAAGGACAGATCCACTACCGCCGCCAGACCTTCGATCGATAGACGTTGATCTGAAGGGCTTGATCCTGACCTGCTACCTTGCTCAGCACTACTTCCGCCGCAGTGAGCACAAAGGAAAGGGAGCCAGCCTGATTCTGACAGCGAGCTGTGGTGGCTTTTACCCCTCGCACTACTCCCCGATGTACACGGCCGCGAAGC ATGGCGTGGTAGGCTTCGGCCGCGCGATCGCGAACCGGTTCCTCCAAGATGGAATCCGTGTCAATAGCATATGTCCTGGCATTGTCGAAACCAACCTGACGGGTGAGGGTGGATGGGCAGGCTTTCCTCCAGCCCTGTTCACTCCAGCCAGCGATATTTCGAAAAAGGTCCTCCGTCTTGTCGATGGTGGTGCGCCACTCACTGACGATTTTGGGACCACCATCCCGGCCAACAAGCTATACGGCCTCGCTCTTGAGATCAACAAAGGTCGCATCTATGTATCTTCCCCCACAGGTCATATCCGGAGTATTGTGGGGCGAAAGCAGCTATGA
- a CDS encoding Decarboxylase orsB has translation MAPALIALEEHFDSNIFTAKDNLHANLPPHLSERLQDVAELRLKEMDAGNISMQVLSHIGLMPTPVAECQQVNDKLASACAAYPDRLAGFATLLMQDPEAAAAELERSVKNHKFLGALINSHLEDGTMFDDPRFWPVFAKAVELDVPIYIHPNYPGENLESYYKGSFSQMSAVMMSTAAWGWHSSCGLGILRLFAAGLFDRCPTLKIVIGHMGEMIPYMLERTIHTARNWGTFQRNLRTVWNENVWVTTSGLFTLPPLECLLKTTPVEHVMFSLDYPFSGTETGRQFVEEIEKSGLLNQEQFEGFCHGNSERLLKIKGKQ, from the coding sequence ATGGCCCCTGCATTGATCGCCCTCGAAGAACACTTCGATTCCAACATCTTCACCGCCAAAGACAACCTCCACGCCAACCTACCACCTCATCTCAGCGAACGACTCCAAGATGTTGCAGAGCTCAGACTCAAAGAAATGGACGCCGGTAACATTTCCATGCAAGTCCTATCCCACATAGGCCTCATGCCTACTCCAGTAGCAGAGTGCCAGCAAGTCAACGACAAACTAGCCTCAGCCTGCGCCGCATACCCAGACCGTCTAGCTGGCTTCGCGACCCTTCTCATGCAAGATCCAGAAGCTGCAGCCGCAGAGCTGGAACGCAGTGTCAAGAACCACAAATTCCTCGGAGCCCTCATCAACAGCCACCTCGAAGACGGAACCATGTTCGACGACCCCCGATTCTGGCCCGTGTTCGCAAAGGCAGTAGAGCTAGACGTACCCATCTACATCCACCCAAACTACCCCGGCGAGAACCTCGAAAGTTACTACAAAGGCTCCTTCTCCCAAATGTCAGCCGTGATGATGTCCACCGCAGCCTGGGGCTGGCACTCCAGCTGCGGCTTGGGGATCCTCCGTCTCTTCGCCGCCGGACTCTTCGACAGGTGCCCCACCCTCAAGATCGTGATTGGGCACATGGGCGAGATGATACCGTATATGCTTGAGAGGACGATTCACACCGCGCGGAACTGGGGGACGTTTCAGCGCAATCTAAGGACGGTCTGGAATGAGAATGTTTGGGTTACGACGAGTGGGTTGTTCACACTGCCGCCGCTGGAGTGTCTGTTGAAGACTACGCCGGTGGAACATGTTATGTTTAGCTTGGATTACCCTTTCTCGGGCACGGAGACTGGGAGGCAGTTTGTTGAGGAGATTGAGAAGTCGGGACTTTTGAACCAGGAGCAGTTTGAGGGTTTCTGTCATGGGAATTCGGAACGGCTGTTGAAGATCAAGGGGAAGCAGTGA
- a CDS encoding Autophagy protein 16, producing MSDWIEQYSAALDARDAREQAHKPYIDAYTKLADRTASIATTNTQNTTHANPSSPRAPPSTTDRKRPTTTPSDPTSHLNTLRTDLATTQKARSNLQTRVSDLTATLSALQTTQKQSTSQIAQHTAQKAAAERKLRDREEEIRGKARLVQTAQDEMVALQLQLNMAEQRSERLEAENKELVERWMKRMGEEAERVNRGSGWE from the exons ATGAGTGACTGGATCGAGCAATACTCAGCCGCTCTAGACGCCCGAGATGCTCGCGAACAAGCTCACAAACCATACATAGATGCCT ACACAAAACTCGCCGACCGTACGGCATCCATAGCAACAACCAACACTCAGAACACCACTCACGCCAACCCCTCCTCCCCACGCGCACCGCCATCCACAACAGACCGCAAACGCCCCACCACAACACCCTCAGACCCCACCTCCCACCTCAACACCCTCCGCACCGACCTAGCAACAACGCAAAAAGCCCGCTCCAACCTCCAGACCCGCGTCTCCGATCTCACCGCAACGCTCTCCGCACTGCAGACAACTCAAAAGCAATCCACGAGCCAAATAGCCCAACACACAGCCCAGAAAGCCGCGGCAGAGCGCAAGCTGCGAGATAGGGAGGAAGAGATTCGTGGGAAAGCGAGACTTGTACAGACGGCGCAGGATGAGATGGTGGCGTTGCAGTTGCAGCTGAATATGGCGGAGCAGAGGAGTGAGAGATTGGAGGCGGAGAATAAAGAGTTGGTGGAGAGGTGGATGAAGAGGATGGGGGAGGAGGCGGAGAGGGTTAATAGAGGGAGCGGATGGGAGTAG
- a CDS encoding Baeyer-Villiger monooxygenase, protein MAASYLQQLLNGPFIFLFQLIQSVLDYLLSPTPPPPGAKLGRPKIAIIGAGLTGVSSASHCVGHGFDVQIFEAGSRKNLGGIWAKVNNTSGLQIHSVMYRFHPSVKWSEGYPDRKQIVGAIEKLWKQYNLQEKTKFDTRVEKVYKDRQGRWIINDESNGRFDGIIACVGTCGDPKMAQIKGQDQFKGKVFHSSELDGKEDDAKDKKVIVVGGGASAIEAMEFTTHAGAQKTFILARSEKWIIPRNPFIDVLLSLNIFGAETPFSWIPESLLRLFFYRDLKDIAPAISSGNGLFMETPMVNNDVLEQIRSGNASWLRGDIKGFTETGIKFNHRSQGVPKGGPGKEELIEGDMVIMATGYERPSLNFLPDECFEESYEPPNWYLQVFPPKHMDICANNCTYVNAIGTVGNYHIGIYTRFLLMFLVDPLARPTEKLMKTWIDFTRWVKQRAPTGAFDFFTYAELMYWFVLIILINPFRWKWALFVLCGVGAALPQSVVQQEDKIRDRFGIQTNGVREEGTEKLE, encoded by the coding sequence ATGGCAGCGAGTTATCTGCAACAACTTTTGAACGGGCCATTCATCTTCCTCTTCCAACTCATCCAATCCGTCCTCGACTACCTCCTCTCGCCGACTCCGCCACCACCGGGCGCAAAGCTTGGACGACCGAAGATTGCCATTATCGGAGCTGGACTGACCGGCGTCTCATCAGCATCGCATTGTGTTGGCCATGGCTTCGATGTCCAAATCTTCGAGGCGGGAAGCCGCAAGAACCTGGGTGGAATATGGGCAAAGGTCAACAACACATCTGGTCTGCAGATACATTCGGTCATGTATCGCTTTCACCCAAGTGTGAAATGGTCGGAAGGATACCCCGATCGCAAGCAGATCGTCGGTGCCATTGAGAAGCTATGGAAGCAGTACAACCTGCAGGAGAAGACAAAGTTCGATACGAGAGTTGAGAAAGTCTACAAAGACCGCCAGGGCAGATGGATCATCAACGACGAGTCCAATGGCCGCTTCGACGGCATCATAGCATGTGTGGGCACATGTGGTGATCCAAAGATGGCGCAGATCAAGGGCCAGGACCAGTTCAAAGGCAAGGTCTTCCACTCTTCTGAGCTCGATGGCAAGGAAGATGATGCGAAGGACAAGAAGGTGATAGTGGTGGGTGGTGGGGCTTCCGCTATAGAAGCCATGGAGTTCACCACTCACGCTGGAGCACAGAAAACCTTCATTCTAGCACGAAGCGAGAAATGGATCATCCCACGCAACCCTTTCATCGATGTGCTTCTGTCCTTGAACATTTTCGGAGCAGAGACACCCTTCTCCTGGATCCCGGAAAGCCTCCTCAGATTGTTCTTCTACAGGGACCTCAAGGACATTGCACCTGCCATTTCCAGCGGAAACGGTCTCTTCATGGAAACACCAATGGTCAACAACGATGTCCTTGAGCAAATCCGAAGCGGCAACGCAAGCTGGCTGCGCGGCGACATCAAAGGCTTCACAGAGACTGGCATCAAGTTCAATCACCGAAGCCAGGGAGTCCCAAAGGGCGGTCCGGGCAAGGAAGAGCTGATCGAAGGCGACATGGTGATCATGGCAACAGGCTACGAGCGACCCTCCCTCAACTTCCTCCCAGACGAATGCTTCGAAGAATCATACGAGCCGCCGAATTGGTACCTTCAAGTCTTCCCGCCAAAGCATATGGACATCTGCGCCAACAACTGCACCTACGTCAATGCTATCGGGACTGTTGGCAACTACCACATCGGCATCTACACCCGCTTCCTGCTCATGTTCCTGGTCGATCCATTGGCACGGCCGACGGAGAAGCTCATGAAGACGTGGATTGACTTCACGCGATGGGTGAAGCAACGGGCACCAACTGGAGCTTTCGACTTCTTCACATATGCGGAGTTGATGTACTGGTTCGTGCTCATTATTCTGATTAACCCTTTCCGGTGGAAGTGGGCGCTGTTTGTGCTCTGCGGCGTTGGTGCTGCGTTACCTCAATCAGTTGTGCAACAGGAGGATAAGATCCGAGACCGATTCGGCATTCAGACGAATGGCGTACGGGAAGAAGGGACCGAAAAGCTTGAGTAG